cacgtgcggtcaaaaactaggtcagtaggtcaaataatagaaaaaccttgtgacctctctagagaccatacttttcatgggatctgtatgaaagttggtctgaatgttcatcttgatgatatctaggtcaaatttgaaactgggtcaactgcggtcaataactaggtcagtaggtctaaaattattaaaatcttttgacatctctagagaccatatttttcaatggatctccatgaaaattggtcagaatttttatcttgataatatataggtcaggttcaaaactgggtcacatgagctcaaaaactaggtcactttgtcaaataatagaaaaaacaacgtcatactcaaaactgggtcatgtggaaagaggtgagcgattcaggaccatcatgttcCTCTTGttctttgtagttttcttttaaaaccaatgaaaaaaaaaatgatgtaaataaaaaattacgagactaagctgtaacctacgtaaacaaataatcggttttcgcgaaccattagaaataataatgttattgttggattgttggttgtttcaagtgttttgaaggttattgttcaattaaaaatgtgttgcaaagtGTTTCACTATAAAAACATTACTAGTCAACCTAGTCGAAGATTATCATGAGTGAGAATGAGTCTGATTTGTTAGAGGGGTAATTTGAAAGCTAATAAGtgttttttactctttcataatctaatacatacaacattccattaacaaacttaaaatgttcatttaacacggcaaattttcatgtatatctacTTACATAGGTGTTTATAATACTAAGCAAAACATTGCTTATGTAATGTACTACAAAGCAtggtatcggtatcgttaaaaataccgtatcgtttcgttggtatcggtatcggaccgcttcgtccttaacgatatccaaccctagtcctgtttggcgccatataacctatactgtgttggtgcgccgtaaaacccaaataaatgaataaataacaaGGTCATAGTGATGATCAAAAACCTTTTCCATTAAGTGTTTGAAAAGAACTTGAACTATCACGATCAGACTTGGCAGGCACTTTTGTCATGAGCAAATGAATAACCACTACTGACGATCAAACTTGGCaggcacattaaattttgtcatgaGCAAATGAATGACCACTACTGATTTTGAGGCGAGTGGTTCTAAGGTTAAGTTTACAGTGACCGTTATTTAAAAACTCTCACCATTGACTACACTCCTGATTTAGAGGTTTATTTTTCAGCTGTCATGGTCACTGTCATGCAAAGTGACTAGGTGGACAAATAACGTGATGATGCTGGTTGGGCACATTATCCTCTGCACAGCTGTGCTCTTCTTAACCTATTCAATAATTTTCTGGAAACCgtaattaaatgaatttttatttctatttgcaGGGAGATTCACAAATGTTCAACTTGTGTATCTGCAATCGTCAGTTACAAGATATCTTATGTCGCTCATGTGGATACATCTTTGTTGGTCGGCAGAGGCGACAGTGCACGTTGCATCCAAACGAGATCCATCTCATGGATGCTTCAGTATGTCCCAAATGTAGGACTAACTCGCTGATTGAGATAAAAACATCTGGAACACCATTGAAGAAGAAGCCGGATGAGATAATCACCGAGTTAACACACCTCCGTGAGAGAAGATTAAGTAGAGGAGAGAAGTATGGTCCTGGTGCTAAAACAGTCAACACAAGCTGTTCTACAGAGGATGAAGACTGGGGAATGGAATCTGACACTTCTTTCTCACCTacgtcatatgctggtcatggtCAAGGCCCAGCTCAGGGATCATCTAATGTGCAATCGTTGCAAATGCCATTTGGTTCTGGCTTGAAATATGATAGCTCGAAAAGTCCCGATTCACAAATTGGGTCTAGATTGACATATGGTAATGTGAATCGTCGGGAGTCTGAAATGTTTGGTTCTTCTTTGATGTATAACAATTTGAGTGGTCCAGAGTCTATAATTGACAACTGTAAGGTGCCTTCTGTGGCTCAAGCTGAAGCTCAAAATGCAAAGCTGGGCACCAAAATTCATCACAAGGAACCAAAAGAGGTAACAAAGACTGAAAAGAAGTTAGTGAACACAGAAGTGCAGACCGAGTTCATCATTCAGGTCCTGGAGGAGCCAAAATTCTGCCAACAAACTAcgcatcaacctcaattgaaaggATCTAACCTGGGTGGAGGGTACAACTATGATCCCAAAAGAGCAGTTGGTGGAGAAAAAGATAACAGTGTTCTGAGGGCAGCTATAAGGAGAAGCATTGCTGGGGGCTGGAACAAAGGAATTGACAACGACCTTTGTATGGATAATCGAAGATTCTGAAAATTTGTGTATAGGAAGGTCTTCCGTTAGGTCATTAATGTTGTCAAAATCAAgttaatgtttgaaaaaaaaagggttgaAACATATCAGAGTATGAAACTAGatacttaaaaattgaatttttgtattgtctttttcattaacaaatattgtttttttcattactttGTTAATATTgttgttgaatttataaattagattgtgatattacatgtactttttcATTGCCATATTTGGGAAcaatttgtttttatgccccctgcatctactgatgcgggaggcatatagtgattgtcctgtccgtccgttcgtccatccatacgaggttaaccaaatgggaccgtttcgtctagcatcaatacccctaactagaatgacttatactaatgcagatgtaacctgtgaccattcctcatcttcagacatcacctgacctcagtttgaccttgaccttgaacttgacctcattttggactttggttgctttgtatctacaaggatgccaccgggggcatcaagcgtttattgaacgcagctccttgtttccatatgaaatattgttaggttgactatttgaagaatagtgagagctattctgcTCACCAGAGCgccggcatcacaccttggttaaattttgcatgcaagatcATATAACAGTTACCATTGCATTTATGggctgaaacttcacacaagaatTCCTAGTCTTCAAAGCTTCTGAAATGACCAGTTTacataactcttggttgaatttgaTTCAAATGACATCcctattttgatttgaaaaatatggttaAAGTTGAACATTCAGCTAACTATAGAGCTGTATCTTGGGAACAACTATGTATTGAATCAAACACTTCAAATGATACTTCCTAGTtatcaaacctactgaaataaccaagttagataactttgATAAATCTAATACAAATTATGGCTTTTATTGAAAAAGAGAATTTGGTTAACAAAGTTATTAGATTAGCGAGTGTCATTGCATGTGCTGCCGGTGTCAAACTTTGATTGCAATGAAAGAAGGTATATAGGTAGCTTGCATAGAGATAGAGTTTCGGATTGCATATGAAGTCATtaggatcaaggtcaaggtcactgctacTCAAAGTAGAAAGAAACTGTTCctgcacaataactttagttttcattgatatattaaaatttgaatttgccgatAGGTAGCTGATAGAAAAACGAGTGCAGCTTGTCGAATGAATGCATTTCAAGTAATTGAAATTTTACTGTACACAGAATAAGTCTCTACAGACAAAATGTTTCAGTTATCCCCAGCAATTTTAACTTATCAAAGGAAGTGATATAACCAGGAACATGTCCGCTAATCAGAATAGATAACAAACACATCTGTAGAGACTTATTCTGTGATTTTCAAAGTGATTTATGGGGTTAATCTACATGTAGTATTTATGGAAGCTTTTTAATGTTTGGAAAGTGTGATCATGCATACAGAgtctgcaagtgtataaactctgATTCTGGCATGTTCTACAAGTATGCCGTGTAACTTCTCATTGTGTTACGCATAGTTCACCTTGTCAGTGTATATTTTtgatcatcatttttttttttttttaatttgactaaTGTAAACAGtacatttgtgtgaaaaaagggatttttgaaaaaaaaaaataactagacCAGTGCCtgtgtttgaaactgggtccacTTGTTCATTAAGTGAGTAAATAGGTGAATAAGACAGTAACCATAACTTTTGTCTTGCATATTGTCTAATGTCAGACTCGTGTCAGGCAGACATTGGCATCCACAGGAGTGCTGTTTTTGTACAGACCTGGGGACAGGATTTAGGTGTTTGCAGTAATTAAAAATTCTAGTCATGTAATGAGGTTAAGTGTATTATTTATTAAGCTCCATACGGATTCTTTTGCTGGAAAGGAAGggaacaatgttgttcctccataAAAAAACACCGAAGAATATAGTAATCTACCACTTGTTGTAGTTTGGTCTCTTTTAGGGgcaaccagagctaaaaatagataaaaaaaatctaccaTCTTATGAATGGCATTATGGATCTTCTCCAAACTtggtacatatatataatatatatatatatgtaccaAGTTTGGAGAAGATCCATAAtccataatataatattatatataattatgtcatccttggtacatgtatatagcatccttgtatggacctcccttaagtttattcaaatgttttagccTGGCACCAtctaggggctgccagagctaaacaaagaaaaaccttttaacGCCTTACTGCCAGCCGCTTGATCTCACCAAGTTTAGTCTGTAGCAAGCCTTGGATTTCCATTGTCTGCAATTAGGGGCTGTTAGAGCTTCAAAAGAAAACCTAATAAAACAACTTGTTCTCCAGACTTGGTCAGAGGCGTCCCCTCAAGTTTGTGCATATGGTTCCACTTGACTGCCTCTTATTTGCCAAGGTCATATACATATCATACTTCAAAATGAATGTTGTTCCTACTAAACAGAATTGTTACATTTCATGATTGTGCGTCATGAAATATATGTAAGGTCAAAACGTCAGTGGCAGATAAACTTCTTTATTATGACCCTATTGTTTCTGATTATTTTGGGGCCAATTTTGGCTAAAGTTACTTGTACTTTTTTACGCAGATTTTCCGATGAAAAAAATTCTTATGCCATAAATTTGAAATTCAGGATATATGTTATCTTCAAAATCAGTAAGTTTATACCCCCATTTTCTGTGAATTTGTCGATGTGCAATGTATATGTCTGTACATGTATGTGCTATGAATGTGTATGCAATACAGTAACAAATGtagctacatgtatttttgat
This window of the Mercenaria mercenaria strain notata chromosome 5, MADL_Memer_1, whole genome shotgun sequence genome carries:
- the LOC123556972 gene encoding uncharacterized protein LOC123556972 isoform X2, which produces MFNLCICNRQLQDILCRSCGYIFVGRQRRQCTLHPNEIHLMDASVCPKCRTNSLIEIKTSGTPLKKKPDEIITELTHLRERRLSRGEKYGPGAKTVNTSCSTEDEDWGMESDTSFSPTSYAGHGQGPAQGSSNVQSLQMPFGSGLKYDSSKSPDSQIGSRLTYGNVNRRESEMFGSSLMYNNLSGPESIIDNCKVPSVAQAEAQNAKLGTKIHHKEPKEVTKTEKKLVNTEVQTEFIIQVLEEPKFCQQTTHQPQLKGSNLGGGYNYDPKRAVGGEKDNSVLRAAIRRSIAGGWNKGIDNDLCMDNRRF
- the LOC123556972 gene encoding uncharacterized protein LOC123556972 isoform X1 — encoded protein: MSAQQIAMLQERAKTKQFSSTPPKTPISHGDSQMFNLCICNRQLQDILCRSCGYIFVGRQRRQCTLHPNEIHLMDASVCPKCRTNSLIEIKTSGTPLKKKPDEIITELTHLRERRLSRGEKYGPGAKTVNTSCSTEDEDWGMESDTSFSPTSYAGHGQGPAQGSSNVQSLQMPFGSGLKYDSSKSPDSQIGSRLTYGNVNRRESEMFGSSLMYNNLSGPESIIDNCKVPSVAQAEAQNAKLGTKIHHKEPKEVTKTEKKLVNTEVQTEFIIQVLEEPKFCQQTTHQPQLKGSNLGGGYNYDPKRAVGGEKDNSVLRAAIRRSIAGGWNKGIDNDLCMDNRRF